In the genome of Deltaproteobacteria bacterium, the window ATCTTCGCCATGGTGCCGTCGCCCAGCTTGACGCCGCCGGCGTCGTTGATGCTCTTGACGGCGGCCTTGAGCACGGCTTCGGAGTTGACGCCGAACGAGCGCAACGGACCGGACTTCGCGCCCCAGCCCGCGATCTTGACGGTTCGATCGGCCGCGGCCGCCGGTTGCCCCAGCGCAAGGATCGAGGCAGCTGCGGCCAGAGCGGTTAGAGCGGTTACAATGGTCGCGAGTTTGGATTTGGACATCTTGACACCTCCCGTTAAATTCGGACGAACCCTTGAGCGACTCGGACTCGAAATTATACGGTCGTGGATGCTCTTCCGTTGAATTTGACGATCAATCTAATGTAACAAACTAGGGTAGCGGTCTTTATTTGTCAAACAAATTTACATTGGCAACGGAAGGGAGATGGGCGTTGGTCAAGGCGAAAGTGATCTACAAACCATTGATGACGGGCGGCCTCGCGAAGCAGATTGCCGAGCGCATCAGGGAATCCATCACCGATGGGAGACTCAAGGCCGACGACCGGCTTCCCACCGAAGAAGAGCTCGCTCGCCAGTTCCAGGTATCGCGGCCTACCATACGCGAGGCATTGAAACGGTTGGCTGCGCAGAGCTTGATCCGATCGCGGCGCGGCGCGACCGGCGGGTCTTTCATCAACCGGCCGAGCCGTGAGGAGGTCAGCTCCAACCTGACCACCGCCACCGCGCTCCTGGTGAGCCTGGGTGAATTCAAGATCCCGGAGATCCTGGAAGCGCGCCAGGAGTTGGAGTTGTTGTGCGTCCGCCAGGCGGTGTCCCGATGCGGACAGGCGGAACTCGACACCATGGCCCGCGAGGTCGACTACCAGCAGCGGGAGTCGATCTCGGACGAGGACTTCTGCGCCTCGGACGTGCGCTTTCATCGAGCGCTCGCCGACGCCACCCACAACTCCGTGTTGAAGTTCGTCATGTTCACCGTGATCGAGGCGTTGCAGCCGATCGAGAACATGGTGGTCTATCGGGTGCGCGAGCGTAAGGTAATCGCCCGGCAGCACGAGGAAATTCTGGCCGCCTTGCGGGTCAAGGACGAAGCGGCGGCGGCGGAAACGGTCCGGGAGCAAACCGCATACCTCAGAGAACGTTTCGACGCCGCACAGGCAATGAGAAAATCCCACTCGAAGTTCAGGCCGGCCGAGCCGGCCTGACCCCACCCGTCATTCTTGGCGTTTGGCATATTTGCCACGGAGGTGAACCATGCGGAGAAGAACGAGTTTGCGCAAGTCTTTTGCATTGGCCGGAGCGAGCATGGCGGCGATGCTTCTGTGCCTGTTGATCGGCACCACCGCCGGCGCCCAGAAGCTGCCCAGCAAGATCACGTGGATCGTGCCCTTCGGACTGGGGGGCGGCACCGGGACCTCGGCGCTGTTGCTGGCGCCGAAGCTGCAGGCGAAGCTCGCGGGCAACGGCGTCAAGGAAGTCAAGGTGGTGAGCCTGCCGGGAGCCGGCGGCACCGTGGGGACGAAGAGGCTCTACGGCTCACCGGCGGACGGGAGCGTCATCGGCAGCATGCTGCCGGCGGGCGGACTGGCGCAGTCCGCGACACGGGACGTGGGCTTCGACCTCGCCAAGTTCACCTACCTGGCCAAGATCACCACCGCTCCCCGTTTCCTGTTCGTGAAAGGGGACTCCCCCATCAAGTCGCTCGACGACCTCATCGCGGAAGGAAAGAAGCGGGCGCTGAAGGTCGCCTCCGCGGGTGCGGCGTCGGCCGGGTCGTTCGTGCTGGCCAACCTCATCGACAAGACCGGCATGCAGGTGAAGGAGGTCACCGGGTACAAGAGCGGCCGTTCACTGGTGGTGGCGGTGGCGCGCGGCGACGTCGACACGACCATCAAGACCACCGGCGGCGTCATCACCTTCATCAAGTCCGGCGAGGTCCGGGGCCTGGTGCAGCTCTCCTCGGAGAAGGACAAGGATCCGTTCTTCCCGGACATACCGTCCGCCGAGGCCCTGGGACGCAAGGACCTCATGGCCGGCGGCATCCTGTACATCATCGTGGCGGCGCCGCCCAAGGTGCCGCAGGCCGTGGCGGACGTGCTGAGGAACGCCGTGCACCAGGTCATCATGGAGTCCAAGGCGGAGCTCGAGAGCAAGGCCCAGGTCATCCACTCTCCCGCCACCGGGAAAGAGACGGCCATGCTCGTGAACAACCTGATCAAGGACTATGCGAACCTGATCGCCCTCTACAAGGCGCAGCAGAAGAAGTAGGCTCGAAACAGGCTTGAAGCCTCCTACCGCACCGTCCGGCCCGGATGATCGGCGGATTGTCCTGTCCGCGCATCCGGGCCGGCCCTGGTGGCCCGGCCGCCAGGTTGGCGCACCACGCCAAGCCGCGCGTTCCATGGGCGTCGCGGCCAACACGCTGAAAGAGATGCTCCGTGATTGAGGCCATCGGCGAAGCGCTGCTCAACGTTTTCGGGTTTCCCAACGTCCTGGTGGTGCTTCTCGGCGTCACGGTGAGCATGCTCTTCGGCGCCCTGCCCGGCCTGGGCGGCATCGTCATCCTGACGCTGTCGCTGCCCATCATCATGGCGATGGAGACGAAACTGGCCATGATGGTCTTCGCCGCTTCCATCGGCGGGATCACCTTCGGCGGCTCCATCTCCGCCATCCTGCTCAACGTCCCCGGCACCGTCGCCAACATCGCGACGGTTTTCGACGGGCATCCGCTGGCCCGGCAGGGCCGCGCCGGCTACGCCCTCGCCATCTCCGCGACGGCGTCCGCCCTCGGGTCGGTGTTCGGCTACGTGATCTTCCTGCTGCTGCTGCCGGTGGTGCGCTCGGTGGTGTTCTCCTTCGGCCCGCCGGAGTTCTTCCTCATGGCGCTGCTGGGCATCAGCCTGATCGCGTCGCTGACCCAGAGCGAGCCGGTCAAGGGGCTCATCTCCGCGGGTCTGGGATTCCTGGTGGCCTTCATCGGGTACTCTCCGATTACCGGGGACGTGAGGTACGCCTTCGACCTGGACTATCTCTGGGACGGGGTCCACACGGGGGTTATCGCCATCGGCATCTTCGCCGTTTCCGAGATGTTCTTCCTGGCGGTGAAGGGCGAAGAGTTGGTCCAGGACACCGGGGTGGTGCGGCCCACGGTCAGGGACGTGCTGGACGGCGTCCGGTTCGTGCTCGCCAACTTCTTTCTGCTGGTCCGGAGCGCGGTGATCGGCTGCGTGGTGGGCATCATCCCGGGCGTCGGCGCCAATGTCGCGGCCTTTCTGGCCTATGCTCAGGCGCAGGCCACCTCCCGGAACCGCGCCAACTTCGGCCGCGGCGCACCGGAGGGCGTGCTCGCGCCGGAGGCTTCCAACGACGCCAAGGACGGCGGCGCGCTGCTGCCCACGGTGGCCTTCGGGATTCCCGGGAGCGCGCCCCACGCCATCCTGCTGGTGGGACTGCTGCTGCTCGGCCTGAACCCCGGCAAGGAGCTGCTGACCACGCACCAAGCTACGGTCTTCACCCTGGTGCTGGCGCTGATCGCCGCCAACGTGTGGACCTCCATCCTGGGGCTCCTCTTCGCCAACCAGCTCGTCAAGATCACGCGCATCCGGGTCACGCTCATCATCCCCATCGTCCTGGTGATCAGCTTCGTCGGCGCCTTCGTGCTGCGCAACAATCTCCTGGACGCGTTCGCCGTGCTCGTGTTCGGCTTCGTCGGCTACGGCATGAAGAAGTACAACTACTCCTTCATCACCTTCATCCTCGCCTACGTGCTCGGGGAGATCGCCGAAGTCTCGCTGTTCCAGACGCTGCTCATCTCGGACACGGGCTTCCTGATCTTCGTCACCCGTCCGATCTCGCTGGTGCTGACCCTGCTCATCCTGGCGGCCCTGGGCCTGCCGCTGCTCGGACCGCTCAAACGGGCGTGGCAAGCGCGGCAAGGCGCGGACGCGCCGTAGCGTCCGGCCGGTCGAGAACACCTGGACTCATGCTCTACTACGCCGACCTGCACGTCCACTCCCGCTTCTCCCGCGCCACCAGCCGCAACTGCGACCTCAAGCACCTGGCCATCTGGGCGCGCAAGAAGGGCATCGGCGTCGTCGGCACCGGCGACTTCACCCATCCGGCGTGGCGCGCCGAGCTGAAGGAGCAGCTCGTGCCGGCGGAGCCCGGCCTCTTCCGGCTGCGTCCCGACCTCGAGAAGGCCGTGGAAGCGGAGCTTCCGCCGGCCTGTGCCGGCAGCCTCAACCCGGTGCGCTTCATGCTGTCGGTGGAGATCTCCACCATCTACAAGAAGGGAGACAAGACCCGGAAGATCCACCACCTGGTCTACGCCCCGGACTTCGACGCCGTGGACCGGCTGGTGGCCGCCCTCACCCGCATCGGCAACCTCCACTCGGACGGCCGCCCGATCCTGGGGCTGGACTCGCGCCACCTGCTGGAGATGACCCTGGAGTCCGGGCCCGGCTCCTACCTCGTGCCCGCCCACGTGTGGACGCCGTGGTTCGCCGCGCTGGGTTCCAAGTCCGGCTTCGACGCCGTCGACGACTGCTACGGGGACCTGGCGCCGCACATCTTCGCGGTGGAGACGGGGCTGTCGTCGGACCCGCCCATGAACTGGCGGGTATCCTCCCTGGACCGCTTCCGGCTGGTGTCCAATTCCGACGCCCACTCCCCGGAGAAACTCGGGCGCGAGGTGTGCGTGTTCGACACGGAGATGGACTACTTCTCCCTGCGCCGGGCGCTGGAGACCGGCGAGGGATACGGCGGCACCCTGGAGTTCTTCCCGGAGGAGGGCAAGTACCACCTGGACGGACACAGGAACTGTAACGTCCGGCTGGAGCCGGACGAGACCCGCCGGCACCAGGGCCGCTGCCCGTCGTGCGGAAAGCCCCTGACCGTGGGGGTCATGCACCGGGTCGAGGACCTGGCCGACCGGGCTCCCGGCGCACAACCCCCCGACACCGCCGGGGACACTCAAGGGCTGATCCCGCTCCCGGAAATCCTCGGCGAGATCAACCGGGTCGGCCCCAAGAGCAAGCGCGTGGCCATGGACTACGAGGGCCTGCTGGCGCGGCTGGGACCGGAGCTTCAACTGCTGAACAGCGTGCCGCTGGAAGACATCAACCCGGTAGCGCCGGCGCTGGTGGCCGAGGCCGTGGCACGCCTGCGCCGCCGGGAGGTGATCTGCGAAGCCGGATATGACGGCGTTTACGGGACCATCCGCCTGTTCCGGGACGGCGAGCTGGCGCGGCGCAGCCGCGGAGCGGCGCTCTTCGAAGCGGAGGACATGAGCGCCGGAGTGGTCCGCGAGCCGGCGCCGCCGGCCGTGCCAGGCCCGGCGGGAGACCGGGAACGACACCCTGCCGACGCTGGACACGCGCCCTGCACGGCGAACCCGCCGTGGGACGACGTCTCGTCGGGGCAACTTGCGCTCCCGGTGAACTTCTCCCCCGGGAGCCGGGACCTCCTGGCCGGGCTGGACGCCGAGCAGCGCCGGGCCGCCGAGATCATCGACGGGCCCCTGCTCATCGTCGCCGGCCCGGGATCGGGAAAGACCCGCACGCTGACCCATCGGCTCGCCCACCTGATCGAGAGCCGTAAGGCCGCTCCGGGCGGCTGTCTGGCCGTGACGTTCACGCGCCGGGCCGCTGATGAGATGCGCAACAGGCTGCGGGCGCTCCTGCCGGACACCTGGGCCGACATCCCGCTCCACACCTTTCACTCCCTCGGCCTCGCCCTGCTCCGCGAGCACTGGAACGCCGCCGGGCTGCAACGCGGTTTCCGGGTGGCGCCGGAAGGCGAGCGCCTTCGGTTGATGCAGGAGGCACTGGCAATCTCCGAGCGCCAGGCCCGCGCCCACCTGTCGGCCATCTCCCACGCCAAGCGGACCGGCGCTTTCGCGGCCGGCGACAAGCTCGCGAAGGCTTGGGACGCCTACCGGCAGGCCCTGGAAACACGCAACTGGTGCGACTTCGACGACCTCGTCATCCGCGCCGCCGACGCCCTGGGAAACGATGCCGAAGCCCGCGCACGAGTCCGGCAGCAGTATCCCTGGGTGTGCATCGACGAGTACCAGGACGTGGACGAGCAGCAGGTACGCCTCATCGGGCAACTGGTGCCGCCCGACGGCAACATCTGCGCCATCGGCGACCCCGATCAGGCCATCTACGGCTTCCGTGGGGCGGATGTCCGCTTCTTCAACCGGTTTTCCGAGGATTTCCCTGGCGCCCGGGTGGTGCGCCTCGACCGCAACTACCGCTCCGACCGCAACATCGTGACGCTGTCGTCCCAAGTGATGGGCTCCGCTTCCTCGGCCGGGCCGTCCATCCCCGTGCTCGACGACGCACCCAACCTCGTCACCCTGCATGAGGCCCCGAGCGAGAAGGCAGAGGCGGAGTTCGTCGTCCAGTCGCTGGAAGAGATCCTGGGCGGACACAGCTTCTTCTCCCTCGACAGCGGCCGCTCGACCGAGTCCCAGGGGCACGATTTTTCGTTCTCGGACTTCGCCGTGCTCTACCGCACCGAGGCCCAGGCCGAGGCGCTGGCCGAAGCCCTCGCACGCTCCGGCATGCCCTTCCAGCAACGCTCCCACAACCCGCTGTCGGACCATCCCGGCGTCGCCGCCCTGGTGGAAGCCCTGGAGAACACCCCCGCCCCCGGCGCGAGAAGCGTGCGGGAGCGACTCGAGCGCGCCCGCGGCCCCGCCCAATCACCGGCCCCCGACACGCTGGAGGCCGTGGAACTGCTGCGCCCCCTGGCCGACGCCTGCGGCGGAGACCTGGACCGGTTCCTTTCCGAGCTGGCCCTCGGCACCCAGGTCGACACCTGGGACCCCCGCGCCGACCGCGTATCGCTGCTCACCCTCCACGCCGCCAAGGGCCTGGAGTTCCCCGTGGTCTTCATCGTCGGCTGCGAGCACGGCCTGCTCCCCCTGACTTGGGGCAAGCCCGAGCCCGAAGACCCCGCCGAGGAGCGCCGCCTGTTCTACGTCGGCGTTACCCGCGCCCAGACCCGGCTCTACCTGTGCCGTGCCCGCAAGCGGCGCTGGCGCGGCAAGGTCCGCGAGATGTCCCCCTCACCCTACTTGGCGGACATCGAGGAGAGGCTCCTGGAAAAAAAGCGCTCCCGGCCTTCCATTGCCCGTGCGCGGAAGCAGGACGATCAGTTGGAGTTGTTCTCGTAGGATCGTGTGGCCCGCACCCGCTCGGTTTGGCGAAACCCGATCCGTGATGCCTCGCCCGCTATGCGTGGTTCCCAGGTTCGACTCGGTATATTGAACGGGAGAACTGCTTGACTCTGCTGGCAGTTCAGCAACAATTAAGGGAAACTCTGATCAATTGTGAGAGCGCCCTTCGGAAATTGTTCAGAGCTTCCCAAGCCTATGGTCTCGGCGCATTCCACAAGGAGCGGGGATGCGGCCAAAGTAAAGTGGAAGGAGACTCCATGTACAACATTCTGAGACTGGCCCTGGTCGGTTTGTTGGCCGTATCCCTTTCCGGTTGTTTGAGCGGAGCCGGCGAGAAGGAAAGCGCGGGCACGCTGCTGGGCGCGGTGGCCGGCGGCATCGCCGGAGCGCAGATGGGCAAAGGACGGGGGAAGCTGGTCACGACCGGAATAGGCACGCTCCTCGGCGCGGCCATCGGCAACGAGATCGGCAAGTCGCTCGACCGCGCGGACCGGCTCGCCATGGAGCGGGCGACCCAAAGTTCACTGGAGACGGCGCCCGTCGGACAAACCACCGCGTGGAAGAACCCCGATTCCGGCAACCAAGGCACCATCACACCGCGCAAGACCTTCCAGCGCAACGACGGCACCTACTGCCGCGAGTTCACCCAGACCATCACCATCGGCGGCCGTACCGAAGAAGCCTACGGCACCGCCTGCCGCCAGCCCGACGGCACCTGGAAGCTGACTTCGGCGTAGAGCGCCGCGCCTACAGGCGGCGTCAAGACCCCTTCCCCGCTTGTAGGGGCGACCGGTCGGTCGCCCCTACAGGCAACGATCTCGTGCCTTCGACCGGGCGTGCTTCACCGTGCTCCTTGGGCCGCGGCTCGACGATTTCCGCATCCCACCAAAACGTCTCCTCCAGTTCCGGAACATCGCTGAAGTCCATGTCCTCGTCCTTCGCAGCCGCGATTTGTGTCGGCGTGAGAGGTTTGCGATATCTTTTCATGATAAACCCGCCTTAGGGGACGCCGGACGGGCCGACAAACGCGGTCTGCGTAGACTATCACGACCCAGCGCCGCGTTTTTCAACTCCCCGACGCCGACATAGCGAACCGCGCCGTAATTGTTGTGGGGGTCACGCGATGCCAGGACCAGTCAGCCTACAAGGCGCCTGTGTTCGCTGGGAACGTTATGCTCACACTCATTGGAGTATGATCATAACGTGATGGGTATTTCGACAACCGGCCGCAACGGTTCGATCAACGTCGCGTATTTGCGAACTATTGTATCGTAAAGGTCTGAAACCATCTTCGCCTGCACGCTGATCACAAGCGCGTAGGCGAGTTCCTTGTCCGGCGCGAAGTTCCGACCTTCGAGGCGCGCATTGTAGTGGATGTCAAATACCGGATTACGCAAACTGCGGCCCTGGAACGCTACCGCGCCATGGAGGCAATTTTCCCATTTCCAAGCGTCGTGGCGCAATGCGGCTCCCAGCAGGCCACCTTGCGTTTTTCCGAAGAAGCTTCTGGTGTTGGCATGGGTCTGCTTCCGGTCCTTGCGCTTCTGATCATGGGGCCGAAACGTTGCTTCGAGCCCGGCCCGCGTATAGTTGCCAGGATGATGCGGGTCTACGTCTGTAGCATAACACAATGTGGCCGTTATTAAGACCCTGCCAGGCATCGTGCCGGAAGGCACGGGGATTCGAGCTCTAATGTACTGCGCCGGGGCGATCCCTCCCTGATAAACGACTCGAATTGTGTCCTCATCACACAGCACTATGTCCTGAACTGATCGTGCGACGCGGCCGCGCCCGACATCTTCACACGGATAGTTGGAGGGCTCTGTCGTATGGATGAGCAATGCGCGGATCGCGAGGGTGCTCAGGCTTGCTCCAAAATGGGCCCTCACGCCGGTCGCAAGGCGCAAGACCGAAGGTGCAGAGAACGAAGTACCTTCAGTCGCCTCCAGTCTGGGCTTGGCTTCTTCGCTCACCACAATGAACGGCCGCTGCAGGCATCCACCGAATTCGACTAAGTCCGGTTTGACCAACCCGGGGCTTCGGCCTGGACCTACCGAACTATAGGTGCAACGTTGCCAGGGCGTTTCCGGACTGTCGCAGGCTCCCACGGAGAGTCCGTTCACGCAATCAGCAGGCACCTGAATGCGATTAAGGCCCGTGGCGGCATCCCCCTCGCCGTCGTTGCCGACGGCAATGGTGGCGAGCGTCGTGCCGCGTGAAAGGCGATCATCAAGGACAGCGGTCCACGCATGCACGTCGTCGTCTTCGATCGGAAGTCGCGGGCCGATGCTGAGATTGATGAAGTCGTACTCCTTCTCGACCAGAACTTTATCGATGCGATGTAGCACTTCAAACAGTTCATGTGGGTTTTGACCCGGAGCGATGTCGAGGACGCGGTAGTGATCAACCGGTGCATATGGCCTGTTAATCGGCTTGGTGGGATCGATGTGCCCGAACAGAAACGCGGACGTCACCGCGACACCGTGCTCTTGAAGGTCGGTGCTTGCGGTGCCTACCCCTGCTGAATCAATCGGATTGGTCCAGACCCTCAGCGGATGACCTTTCGGAATGCCACCGTCGAAGATCGCCGCGCGAATATTGGGGTCTAACGGCTCTCTGAATGGAAGTTGGATGTCTCGCATAGGTACGCGCGATGCGCGGAACGTCGGTCGCATCATTCGCAGCCGCGGCATCTGTCTCAGTGCGCGCACCGGCGTGAACATCGCGATCTCTTCCGCAAGGGGTGCTGGCGCATCGAGTTCGACGAAGCAAAGACCGCCTGCATAGAAGCGGTGACCAACTTTCTGATCAACACCGAGGCTCGCGAGATAATCGCGAAACCCGTGAATGACCTGGTTCTGATCGCGTTGGCCGTCCGTATGAAGGACGACTTCAAACACCGTATCGCCGAGCTTCGGAAGCTTGCCCTTAATCTTGTCGCGCACCGTCGGGGCGGCGACCCGTTCGATCGTGGTCAACTCCAAGCCGCCTTGAACTTGGGCATTCCAATTGGGTAGGTCAGAACGCCATGCGCGAAAGGCCGAGCGCGTTCCCATCACGAACAACTCAGTTGTGATGGCCTCCTCCGGCCGGCGGTCCCTAGAACGCTTTTCCGGTGTGATGCGACGCGGTCTGCTCCCGACGGCTTCGAGGCCGAGTGTCCTGAACAGACCATCGGGAAAGTAGGACTTCGCGATATATTCAGGATTGAGTGTAACCGTAGCCACGGCCTGGTCGCCCGGGCAAGCCACGTCCGGCAACCGGTCGATGCCTCGAACAACCCGAGACAGCATCGGTATCAGCCGAGCCTTAGCTTCCGTCAAGGTGTAGGGGTGGTGTTTCGGGCCGCCCCCGCGGACGCCAGCGACATCCTCAACAAGGCGTTCGCCCTTGCCGAGGAGGAAATTGCGATTGGTCATGCAGTTCCTCCCCCGTTACGTTGCCTCGGCCGCTTTGCGCGGGCCGTGTGGCTGCGGATCGTGTCCCTCGCGACGCTGGTAAGATCGCTGGCCTTTCGTTGCGAAAGTAGACCCTGCTCTACAACCATCACCGCCAAATCAATGCGCGTAGACTTGGAAAGTGCGCGACTGGACACGAAGACAACGAACTGCTCGTCGAGAGATTTATCTCCTAGAGCCGCGGTCCGGCGGACCACAGCAAGATCACGCTCGATATCGCTGAGCGAGCGGCCACGGAAGGCAATCCCGAGAATGCTACCCCATTGCTTGGCCACGGGGGAGTATGGTGCAAGCATGGCTTCGACAAACCGCGCTATGGCAACCTCATCCGGCAGCGGAAACGCAACGTGCATCTCGAAGCGTCTCCAGATGGCAGGGTCAAGGAGATCCGGATGGTTGGTTGCGCCCAAGAGCATTCCGGAAGAGGGCCAGTCGTCAATCTGTTGAATCAGGACTGTAACCAGTCGCTTGAGTTCGCCAATCTCACCGCGGTCGTCGCGACGCTTGGCGATAGCATCCAACTCGTCAAGCAGCAGTACGCAATCTATGTTCTTCGCGTATTCGAGAACGTGCCGCAGGTTGCTGCCAGTGCGGCCAAGGTAACTGCTCATGACCGCAGCAAGATCCAGAATCAGCAGTGGCTTCTTCAACTCGCGCGCGAGCCAGCGTGCAGCCATCGTCTTGCCAACGCCCGGTGGTCCAACGAACAACGCGGCACGCGTGGGGTCCAAACCGGCGCGCACCAACGCTTCCAGATTCTGACGCTCCTTGACCAATTGACTGAGAGATGCCGCCAGACTCGGCGCAAAGACCGGTTCGTGATTAAGCATCGGATGGGTCTCGACCTGCATTAGATGCAGGCGGGTGTCGAGATCAACCGGCAGCGGAAGCTCGGCCTGCCGCAACGGTGATGCGGGGGTGGCGGATTCATGAAGTAGAGTCGTCAGCGCTTCAGCCAATTGCGGCACGGCACGGTGATGGCGTTTGGCAATGCGACGGAGGACAACTTGCACGTCCTGCGTCCGCCCGGAAAGCGCAATCCGTGCAAGTTGGAGGAACTCAGCTTCGATGTCGGTGGTCTTTTTGCGCTCTTGTTTCATGGTCCTATCGGCATTTGAGATTTCCGAAATCAGCAGTTTGCGGGTGGACGGAAAGCAACCATACCTGATCCAATTTCGTCCACTTACCATAAAAAATCCTTAAATCCAAATAGTTAAAGTGGACGAAAACACACGTAAAGTTCCGACCGGGCTGCGGAGAATCAGATGATCCTCTCGCAGCAGGAGTCTCTGTTCGTGGTTCAGTTCAATGGCCGCATACGACGCCAGAGGGCGTGCCACCACGACGTCCGACTGCTGGGCGCACGTGGATCTCCACGCTCACGACACAGATGCGTTCGGACGTCGAACATCGGATCACCCGTTTCACCGGGCGGATGGTGTGGGCAAATGCACTCTCTGAGGGTATCCATATACGGGCTACGCGATACCGTACCTTTGTTCCCGTCGTACTCTAGATATACGAAGGCAGGGGGATTCCCATACCAAGGCGTGAGCATCTGGGTCAGCAGCCCTATCGCCGTAGAAGCAAGAACGCCATTCGACCACACCACCTGCGGTCGCCCGCCGGCCGCACCGTAGCGGTTAGCCTCGCGCTTGACGCGGTCATCAGTAATGAGGCCGCAACATCGCAGGCACGGTGAACCCGGACTGGAAAGGATGACTTGGCCGCTCACCAGAAACCCCTTCTTCCCGAGATCATGCACGTCCATGCCGATGTCGATGTACGGTATGAGGTACCGGCGTGCGAAGCGCTCAATCTGCTCGCGCTCTCTGAACGAGTCCACGGCGCCGACAATTAAGTCGGCGGTCTTCAACTGATCGGTCGCCGTATGCCAACTATCGCGAACGGAGACAACCCGTGCGTGAGGCTGAAGACCAAGGATGAGCCGTTGCGCGATGTCCGTCTTGGGACGCTCAGAATCGACATCGGCCAACGTGCCGCCGACGAGGCGGTTGGTGTTTGTGTCCTCGATTGTCTGAGGGTCCACATTGACATATCCGCCGATTCCCATATGAGCGGCCTGCTGGACCGCGTGCGAGCCGCCGCCACCGAGGCCGACTATGCCGATGGTTGCGGCATCCAGTACCATGTCGCTGTCAGGACCGAGGAAACTCTGGCGATCAAGCCGGGTCATACGACACTCCATTTTCGAAGAGGGGCACCAACTTCGACGAAGGAGGCGATGACGTGAGGCGATTGCGAGCGGTCGAACCAAACTAAACCTTGCCCCGCAGTGTCGCTGAGCACGATGGCGCCGTGTGCACGCTGCGGCGCGACCTTGAGGAGATCGGGAACGAA includes:
- a CDS encoding S8 family peptidase, whose translation is MTNRNFLLGKGERLVEDVAGVRGGGPKHHPYTLTEAKARLIPMLSRVVRGIDRLPDVACPGDQAVATVTLNPEYIAKSYFPDGLFRTLGLEAVGSRPRRITPEKRSRDRRPEEAITTELFVMGTRSAFRAWRSDLPNWNAQVQGGLELTTIERVAAPTVRDKIKGKLPKLGDTVFEVVLHTDGQRDQNQVIHGFRDYLASLGVDQKVGHRFYAGGLCFVELDAPAPLAEEIAMFTPVRALRQMPRLRMMRPTFRASRVPMRDIQLPFREPLDPNIRAAIFDGGIPKGHPLRVWTNPIDSAGVGTASTDLQEHGVAVTSAFLFGHIDPTKPINRPYAPVDHYRVLDIAPGQNPHELFEVLHRIDKVLVEKEYDFINLSIGPRLPIEDDDVHAWTAVLDDRLSRGTTLATIAVGNDGEGDAATGLNRIQVPADCVNGLSVGACDSPETPWQRCTYSSVGPGRSPGLVKPDLVEFGGCLQRPFIVVSEEAKPRLEATEGTSFSAPSVLRLATGVRAHFGASLSTLAIRALLIHTTEPSNYPCEDVGRGRVARSVQDIVLCDEDTIRVVYQGGIAPAQYIRARIPVPSGTMPGRVLITATLCYATDVDPHHPGNYTRAGLEATFRPHDQKRKDRKQTHANTRSFFGKTQGGLLGAALRHDAWKWENCLHGAVAFQGRSLRNPVFDIHYNARLEGRNFAPDKELAYALVISVQAKMVSDLYDTIVRKYATLIEPLRPVVEIPITL
- a CDS encoding ATP-binding protein — its product is MKQERKKTTDIEAEFLQLARIALSGRTQDVQVVLRRIAKRHHRAVPQLAEALTTLLHESATPASPLRQAELPLPVDLDTRLHLMQVETHPMLNHEPVFAPSLAASLSQLVKERQNLEALVRAGLDPTRAALFVGPPGVGKTMAARWLARELKKPLLILDLAAVMSSYLGRTGSNLRHVLEYAKNIDCVLLLDELDAIAKRRDDRGEIGELKRLVTVLIQQIDDWPSSGMLLGATNHPDLLDPAIWRRFEMHVAFPLPDEVAIARFVEAMLAPYSPVAKQWGSILGIAFRGRSLSDIERDLAVVRRTAALGDKSLDEQFVVFVSSRALSKSTRIDLAVMVVEQGLLSQRKASDLTSVARDTIRSHTARAKRPRQRNGGGTA
- a CDS encoding ThiF family adenylyltransferase, whose product is MTRLDRQSFLGPDSDMVLDAATIGIVGLGGGGSHAVQQAAHMGIGGYVNVDPQTIEDTNTNRLVGGTLADVDSERPKTDIAQRLILGLQPHARVVSVRDSWHTATDQLKTADLIVGAVDSFREREQIERFARRYLIPYIDIGMDVHDLGKKGFLVSGQVILSSPGSPCLRCCGLITDDRVKREANRYGAAGGRPQVVWSNGVLASTAIGLLTQMLTPWYGNPPAFVYLEYDGNKGTVSRSPYMDTLRECICPHHPPGETGDPMFDVRTHLCRERGDPRAPSSRTSWWHALWRRMRPLN